The sequence GCTAACTGGAATATCTAATTCCATGTTGGATGGAAAAACTTGACATGGGTAGGTATAGCATATATACTGCGTTCGTAAGTACCAGACTATCAGCAGGTGGAAACTGCTGATTCTGACTGCTACTGCCAGATTTATTTAATATCAACATTGATCAGCCCAGGGTTTTGTGTGTCATGAGGACCGTTCCCTAACTTCTGTTTGCAAGAAACCAAATACTCACTCCGTATTTAAAGacaaattttgtttcaaaatagtcattaaaaataaattttaaccgttaatttctcttatagtatattatcaattgatataaaatcaatatcatattaaaagtattttGAAACACAAATCTATTGACACTTTGTATACTaaccatatatatattttgattaattgttgaccaaaacatatgaagtttgactattttgaaataaaatacatcttatattttttaacggAGGGAGTATGATATTGTCCTTTGTGGGCTCGTCAACCTATGAACATCTGAATTTGTTGCAGTGAACTAATAAATGAAGAGAAAAATTGAGGTGTAACTCatagagacaaaaaaaaaatgcaagactGCGGCTGCCTCATGATTctactatctttttttttcatacctGCAGCCAGTGCTTTTCTGTGTGAAACAGAGTGTTTAGCTTAGCAGCTTAAGGTCTACACTAAAAACACAAGAATGTAGCAATCCTATAAAAGAGTGGTGCAGCGAGTAACCGACCAAAGCATATTTTGAAACACGCGGGAAAGTGATGTGCCTGGAACTATATAGCAAAGTTTTCTTTGTTCCCGGTATGAACAAGACATGAAAACTAACGTCACTGCTGCATAGTCTTTAACCGAGTATATAGCAAAGTTCTTTAGATGCGATTTAAAGGGCTGAAACAACATTATTACCACGTCACACAAGAGATGTACACGTCTTTGTGGAATCCTATAACATAATTTTAGGACCTAGGGAAAACTACCACTTTGAGACCTGTTGACTCGAGCTCAAGTCGACTCTAAATATTTACTAAGTAGCACGTTTATATTTATAAGAATGCAGAAACGTCACAAGAAAGAATCCATGAAACCGCATATTTTCTCCACGTATCATGAAAAGCACCACCAGGGGAAAAAGCAGCAACAAAATCCAATTGAACCATTTGGGGCTCCGGATCCCATGATGCACTAGCATATGGGTTCCCATTGGGATGTTGATATGAGCTCCAAACATCTACTGCCGCAGAATGGCAGAAGAGAATCTTGTTAGAGCATTTTCAAAGTCTTCCAATCCTATCCTTTATAGTTAAATTTAGAGAATTCCACCCTAAAACAAAGCTCCAATAGCTCTCTACTACCACTTCTAATATTTAAGAATCCCTAAAATCACCCATCTCGCTCTCTACTTTTGGGGAGCGCCCCCTCGCTCCCAAAAATACCCGACCAGCCCCGGGCCCACCCCTCGTCCGCACGTGACTGCTAGCGGCAGCGAGCTTCCTCGGTGGTGGAGCCCTGCTGCAGTGCTGGGCTCGGGAAAGGAAGACTCTAGCGCGGGTTGCGTGCTGGCTTGAGCAGAGGAGCGGCTGCTTTGGACGGTGTCAAAGAGGGCCTAGTGGTCATGGGCTTTCTCGGTGGTGAAGTCGAGTGCTCTGCCATGACCAGCATTGAAGCAGACAGCCGCGTGCTTGGTTCACTCGATGGTAGAGGAAACATAGACGCCGGAGAATGTAGGAGCTCACAACAGTTGTATGATGTGGATCTGGtcagagaagaggaagaggagggaagCTGCTACTTGCCTGGTTCAACCgagagagcaaatgagagagagaagagcagGGAGAGCCATAGCAGGAGGATAAGGCTGGCAGCTCGGGTTTTTACGGCAAGCCGACGACGTCAACAGGTAGCGGGAGGAGGTAGAGACGAGGGGCTTCATGGCGCTAGACGGCGTCAAAACGAGCGCAGGCAAGCTTCGCCGTGTGGCGCGTGGCTTATGCGTGCGGACGGAGaaaagagaggggagagagataaCAGGCGGGACCTACTCATCGATGACATATAAGAGAAAATTTAGGGAATGAGTATTAGAAGTCTGTTTGAAAGGAAGAAAATTTAAGAAGTAAATTGTATTAGAAAGACTCTCTGTATGGTAATATTGAGAGTGAGTTTTAGAGAGTTCTTTGAAGATACTCTTACAGACTTACAGTTTAGGCATGAATACGTGCTCCGAGTTATTTGGACTCCATCTGACATGGCATTTGTAGTGGCCAATCAACGACTCGCAGGGTTTTTTTACTGGTAATTAAAAAATTTCAGAGGTCACCAACAAATATGAATTATCTGGGATATACCGaacaaaatccaaataaatttaaataaaataataataaacttgatgatttttttcaatCAGGATCCACTGGAAGACCCAGTAAACCAGGTTATCACTTTTTCCCTTACGCCCAGGCCCTGGTAATCTCACCGGTCAAAATCTTGTTCCAtatcctttcttcttccccgGCCTTCTCACCTTGCCGATCGAAACGCGCTTCGTTCCCTCGTTATAAAAGGGCAGCTCCCCTTCGCCTCACTCCCACACCACCTCAACGCCACTTCCCCACTTGCCTCTACCAATTCACACACCACACCACACAAAAATTATTGCCTCCTGTTTCGCGACACCATTCTGACCAATTCTTGCCCTGCCATCCACCACTTCGTGCAATTAATTGTAGAACAACTTGTGGCGAGAAAGTGCGAGAGATGGAGAGCGTGGACGGCAATGGAGGCAGCCGGCTGGTGGTGGCGGAACTGAGCCACATCAAGGAGCTAGTGAGGCAGCTGGAGGTGCACCTGGGCGGGTCGCCCGACCTGTGCAAGCGCCTGGCCTCGCAGATCTTCTCCCTTGCCGAAAGGTCCATCGGCATGATCACCTCCTCCAATCTCGACAACGGCCGGAAGCGGTCCGCGGCGGACGCCGGTCTCGCCCCGGCGACGCCCAGCCCCTTCAGCAACGCCTCTGACGTCCctttcaagacgaccaagaaGAGgtgagcactcgtggaacaaaCTGAACCAAGTCACGGTTTACGATTTCCTTTTACTAAATTTGTTGAGTGATTTGCAGGAAGACGATGGAGACGAGGAAGCATCAGGTGAGGGTGAGCTCGGCGGGAGGCGGCGAGAACCCCGTCGACGACGGCCACAGCTGGAGGAAGTACGGCCAGAAAGAGATCCTTGGAGCCAAGCACCCAAGGTTAGCACATCTCCTCACCaaaagatttttcttttcttttcagaaCCCAATCTGCACGTGTTTTCTCGCAAGTGGCATCGAAACAGTATGGATGATGAATTTCTCGTTggaccgattttttttttccaatttgattggtgATGCTAGCTTGTGCTAGCTCATCTTTCTCTGAATTCACaatcaaaatcaattttttttctggaaGATTGACAATTAGAAGTCAGAAACTGGGCATGAACCTGATGTCAACTGTGCCAAATTGCAGGGCCTACTACCGATGCACGCACCGCCACTCTCAGGGATGTGCGGCGACTAAGCAGGTGCAGCTCACCGACGAGGACCCGACACTCTTCGACGTGATCTACCACGGCGAGCACACCTGCGTtcagagggcggcggcggcaggtcAGGCTGCCGCGACCACGCAGCCGCCGGAGCGCAACACGGACCCACAAAGCCTCCTGCAGAGCCTAAGCGCGAGCCCGACGGTGAATACCGAAGGGTTGGCCG is a genomic window of Phragmites australis chromosome 17, lpPhrAust1.1, whole genome shotgun sequence containing:
- the LOC133896741 gene encoding transcription factor WRKY19-like encodes the protein MESVDGNGGSRLVVAELSHIKELVRQLEVHLGGSPDLCKRLASQIFSLAERSIGMITSSNLDNGRKRSAADAGLAPATPSPFSNASDVPFKTTKKRKTMETRKHQVRVSSAGGGENPVDDGHSWRKYGQKEILGAKHPRAYYRCTHRHSQGCAATKQVQLTDEDPTLFDVIYHGEHTCVQRAAAAGQAAATTQPPERNTDPQSLLQSLSASPTVNTEGLAVPARGCLVPELSPFTRPETPEDWGVSPATSDSNHAACFAPFEAAAGEAEWLAQSELQELVSALVEAATSGPEPPVDLDFADEFLNLDPSIENLDQSILSYFANPYAADEQ